In one Curtobacterium citreum genomic region, the following are encoded:
- a CDS encoding MDR family MFS transporter, whose product MSTATAPVEVQRGRPEATAPALAKPIMTHRQILLVIYGLMAGMFLSSLDQTIVGTAIRTIGDDLHGLDQQAWVTTAYLIASTITTPIYGKLSDVFGRRPLYIFGISVFVLGSLLSTFSTSMVMLAAFRAFQGIGAGALMSLPLAIMGDILAPRERAKYQGYFLAVFGISSVIGPLIGGLFAGASSILGVTGWRWVFLVNVPIGIGALLMVIAFLHLPKFGDAARKPRIDWWGATAVIVALVPLLLVAEQGRTWGWASAGSIACYVVGGLGIVAFLVAETLMRDDAIIPLKLFRSGTFSMATVLGFLVGFAMFGAMLTIPLYLQIVTGLTPTESGFATLPMIGGLMIASIASGQIVARTGRYRVFPVIGTALVSAGYVVLTFMTIDKPLWFLMIGMFLIGLGLGQLMQSITLASQNSVQPRDMGVATSSATFFRQIGGTLGTAVLLSVLFSLMPTNITAATADKANLTGALDAALNPTVASAKVNRGVMDQLWTPIVTPLEQQVQSGLDQATAKVTAATAGAPEAVQQQALAAAADQAHASVQGDRLVVDWSDTAQRTYWVDQLAPKLSDAISSGSGKGGNATAETSDTSFLNGADPALTKPFMTGFNASAVTVYWVGFAVILLAFVLSWFFKAPPLRKSSALQEQADRAGAAEDLPATAAVRA is encoded by the coding sequence ATGTCCACTGCCACCGCACCTGTCGAGGTGCAGCGCGGCCGACCGGAGGCCACGGCTCCCGCACTCGCGAAGCCGATCATGACCCACCGCCAGATCCTGCTCGTCATCTACGGGCTGATGGCGGGCATGTTCCTGTCCTCGCTCGACCAGACGATCGTCGGCACCGCGATCCGCACGATCGGCGACGACCTGCACGGGCTCGACCAGCAGGCGTGGGTCACGACGGCGTACCTCATCGCGTCGACGATCACGACGCCGATCTACGGCAAGCTCTCCGATGTCTTCGGCCGCCGACCGCTCTACATCTTCGGCATCAGCGTCTTCGTGCTCGGTTCGCTGCTCTCGACCTTCTCGACCTCGATGGTCATGCTCGCCGCCTTCCGGGCGTTCCAGGGCATCGGTGCGGGCGCGCTCATGTCGCTGCCGCTCGCGATCATGGGCGACATCCTCGCGCCCCGTGAGCGTGCGAAGTACCAGGGCTACTTCCTCGCGGTGTTCGGCATCTCGTCGGTCATCGGTCCGCTCATCGGTGGGCTGTTCGCCGGTGCGTCCTCGATCCTCGGGGTCACCGGGTGGCGGTGGGTGTTCCTGGTCAACGTCCCGATCGGCATCGGCGCGCTCCTCATGGTGATCGCGTTCCTGCACCTGCCGAAGTTCGGCGACGCCGCGCGGAAGCCGCGCATCGACTGGTGGGGCGCGACCGCAGTGATCGTGGCGCTCGTGCCGCTGCTGCTCGTCGCCGAGCAGGGCCGCACCTGGGGATGGGCCTCCGCTGGCTCCATCGCCTGCTACGTCGTCGGCGGGCTCGGGATCGTGGCGTTCCTGGTCGCCGAGACGCTCATGCGCGACGACGCGATCATCCCGCTCAAGCTGTTCCGCTCGGGGACGTTCTCGATGGCCACGGTCCTCGGGTTCCTGGTCGGCTTCGCGATGTTCGGCGCCATGCTGACCATCCCGCTGTACCTGCAGATCGTCACGGGGCTCACCCCGACGGAGTCCGGCTTCGCGACCCTGCCGATGATCGGCGGCCTGATGATCGCGTCGATCGCCTCGGGCCAGATCGTGGCGCGCACCGGCCGCTACCGGGTGTTCCCGGTGATCGGGACCGCGCTGGTGTCCGCCGGTTACGTCGTGCTGACGTTCATGACGATCGACAAGCCGCTCTGGTTCCTGATGATCGGCATGTTCCTCATCGGCCTCGGCCTCGGCCAGCTCATGCAGAGCATCACCCTGGCGTCGCAGAACTCGGTCCAGCCGCGCGACATGGGCGTGGCGACGTCGTCGGCGACCTTCTTCCGGCAGATCGGCGGGACGCTCGGCACCGCGGTGCTCCTCAGCGTGCTGTTCTCGCTCATGCCGACGAACATCACCGCGGCGACCGCCGACAAGGCGAACCTGACCGGCGCGCTCGACGCGGCCCTGAACCCGACCGTCGCGAGCGCGAAGGTCAACCGTGGCGTGATGGACCAGCTGTGGACACCGATCGTCACCCCGCTCGAGCAGCAGGTGCAGTCCGGGCTCGACCAGGCCACGGCGAAGGTGACCGCGGCGACCGCCGGTGCCCCGGAGGCCGTGCAGCAGCAGGCGCTCGCGGCCGCGGCCGACCAGGCGCACGCGTCCGTGCAGGGTGACCGCCTGGTGGTCGACTGGTCGGACACCGCGCAGCGCACCTACTGGGTCGACCAGCTCGCGCCGAAGCTCTCGGACGCGATCTCGTCCGGGTCCGGCAAGGGCGGGAATGCCACCGCGGAGACGAGCGACACCTCGTTCCTGAACGGGGCGGACCCCGCGCTGACGAAGCCCTTCATGACGGGCTTCAACGCCTCGGCGGTCACCGTCTACTGGGTCGGCTTCGCGGTGATCCTGCTCGCGTTCGTCCTGAGCTGGTTCTTCAAGGCACCCCCGCTCCGGAAGAGCTCGGCGCTGCAGGAGCAGGCCGACCGGGCCGGTGCGGCGGAGGACCTCCCCGCGACGGCGGCGGTCCGCGCCTGA
- the nadE gene encoding ammonia-dependent NAD(+) synthetase has product MRELQAAIAADLDVQPTIDPEQEIARRVGFLRDYLTTTGAKGFVLAVSGGQDSTLAGRLTQLAVEGLRADGHPAEFVTVRMPYRVQADEDDAQLALRFIAADPGIVVNIEHGVDGVVQDTTAAGVELSDFVKGNVKARMRMVAQYAVAGQRGLLVVGTDHAAEAVTGFFTKYGDGGVDLTPLTGLTKTQGRQLLEHLGAPARLYEKAPTADLLDDLPGQTDEANLGLTYAEIDAYLQGHDVPDEVAEAIEARYRATEHKRQVPATPFDAWWRQGS; this is encoded by the coding sequence GTGCGTGAACTCCAAGCCGCCATCGCCGCGGACCTCGACGTCCAGCCGACCATCGACCCGGAGCAGGAGATCGCCCGACGCGTCGGGTTCCTCCGGGACTACCTGACCACCACGGGTGCGAAGGGCTTCGTCCTCGCCGTCAGCGGCGGCCAGGACTCCACGCTCGCCGGGCGGCTGACGCAGCTCGCGGTCGAGGGCCTGCGCGCCGACGGGCACCCGGCCGAGTTCGTCACGGTCCGCATGCCGTACCGCGTGCAGGCCGACGAGGACGACGCGCAGCTCGCCCTCCGCTTCATCGCGGCGGACCCGGGCATCGTCGTGAACATCGAGCACGGGGTCGACGGGGTGGTGCAGGACACCACGGCCGCCGGCGTCGAGCTGAGCGACTTCGTCAAGGGCAACGTCAAGGCCCGCATGCGGATGGTCGCGCAGTACGCGGTCGCCGGGCAGCGCGGGCTCCTCGTCGTGGGCACGGACCATGCAGCCGAGGCGGTCACGGGCTTCTTCACGAAGTACGGCGACGGCGGCGTGGACCTCACCCCGCTGACGGGCCTGACCAAGACCCAGGGGCGGCAGCTGCTCGAGCACCTCGGGGCGCCGGCCCGACTCTACGAGAAGGCGCCGACGGCGGACCTGCTCGACGACCTGCCCGGCCAGACGGACGAGGCGAACCTCGGCCTGACCTACGCCGAGATCGACGCGTACCTGCAGGGCCACGACGTCCCGGACGAGGTCGCCGAGGCGATCGAGGCGCGCTACCGCGCGACCGAGCACAAGCGCCAGGTCCCGGCGACGCCCTTCGACGCGTGGTGGCGCCAGGGCTCCTAG
- a CDS encoding AI-2E family transporter yields MPLFGRPSDAQSDAARPDAAPSVFARRWADPFGTLATRCLQIIVVLVVAIGIVYAAATLSVVTIPVLLALIIASAMHPVVSWLRRHKVPSVLATLAVLLGVLVVLGLVGWLIVVAVIAQWPDLQKSAISGFQQLQDAVDHLPFAISDQQVDQVVDGVQGFLTSSQFGSGALAGASATANFLTGLVLMIVVLFFFLKDGPAIWEFLLRPFTGARYERARRVGDRVVQTLGGYVRGTASVAAVDAIGIGVGLAIVGVPLALPLAVVVFITAFIPIVGATAAGILAALVALVANGPVAALVVVGIVVLVNQLEGNLLQPVLMGKTLKLHGLVILIGLTAGTVLAGITGAIISVPLLAAAWGAVQVWDGPGQPALPWRQKRPETVERR; encoded by the coding sequence ATGCCCCTGTTCGGCCGTCCCAGCGACGCCCAGTCCGACGCCGCCCGCCCCGATGCCGCCCCCAGTGTCTTCGCCCGCAGGTGGGCCGACCCGTTCGGCACCCTCGCGACGCGCTGCCTGCAGATCATCGTGGTGCTCGTCGTCGCGATCGGCATCGTCTACGCCGCCGCGACGCTGAGCGTCGTGACCATCCCGGTGCTCCTCGCGCTCATCATCGCGTCGGCCATGCACCCCGTGGTCTCCTGGCTCCGACGCCACAAGGTGCCGTCGGTGCTCGCGACCCTCGCGGTGCTGCTCGGTGTGCTCGTCGTGCTCGGGCTCGTCGGGTGGCTCATCGTCGTCGCCGTGATCGCGCAGTGGCCGGACCTGCAGAAGTCCGCGATCAGCGGCTTCCAGCAGCTCCAGGACGCGGTCGACCACCTGCCCTTCGCGATCTCCGACCAGCAGGTGGACCAGGTCGTCGACGGGGTGCAGGGCTTCCTGACCAGCTCGCAGTTCGGCTCCGGCGCACTCGCGGGCGCCTCGGCCACCGCGAACTTCCTCACCGGCCTCGTGCTGATGATCGTCGTGCTGTTCTTCTTCCTCAAGGACGGTCCGGCGATCTGGGAGTTCCTGCTCCGCCCCTTCACCGGGGCCCGCTACGAGCGGGCGCGCCGCGTGGGCGACCGCGTGGTGCAGACCCTCGGCGGGTACGTCCGCGGCACGGCCAGCGTGGCCGCGGTCGACGCGATCGGCATCGGCGTGGGGCTCGCGATCGTCGGGGTCCCACTGGCGCTCCCCCTCGCCGTCGTCGTGTTCATCACGGCGTTCATCCCGATCGTCGGTGCGACCGCCGCCGGCATCCTCGCCGCCCTGGTGGCCCTGGTGGCGAACGGCCCCGTCGCCGCCCTCGTCGTCGTCGGCATCGTCGTGCTCGTGAACCAGCTCGAGGGCAACCTGCTCCAGCCCGTCCTGATGGGCAAGACGCTCAAGCTGCACGGGCTCGTCATCCTGATCGGCCTGACCGCGGGGACGGTGCTCGCGGGCATCACCGGCGCGATCATCTCGGTGCCGCTGCTCGCCGCGGCCTGGGGTGCCGTGCAGGTGTGGGACGGACCGGGGCAGCCTGCGCTGCCGTGGCGGCAGAAGCGCCCGGAGACCGTCGAGCGGCGGTAG
- the argG gene encoding argininosuccinate synthase: MSKVLSSLPVGERVGIAFSGGLDTSCAVAWMREKGAVPCTYTADIGQYDEPDIDAVPGRAHEYGAEIARLVDAKSALVEEGLVALQTGAFHIRSGGKTYFNTTPLGRAVTGTMLVRAMKEDGVDIWGDGSTYKGNDIERFYRYGLMANPRLRVYKPWLDSEFVEELGGRKEMSEWLVARGFPYRDSTEKAYSTDANIWGATHEAKSLEELSSGLDIVEPIMGVAAWRDDVDVATEVVSVRFEAGRPVAINGVEFPDAVALVYEANAIGGRHGLGASDQIENRIIEAKSRGIYEAPGMALLHIAYERLLNAIHNEDTVAAYHNEGRRLGRLMYEGRWLDPQSLMLRESLQRWVASAVTGEVTLRLRRGDDYTILDTTGPALSYHPDKLSMERVGDAAFGPDDRIGQLTMRNLDIADSRARLEQYAAAGLIGGATGELVGQLQAGEAEEILGGAVVTSDADDALGRATDAASEGAAFDSGTD, translated from the coding sequence GTGTCCAAGGTCCTGAGCAGTCTCCCCGTCGGCGAACGAGTCGGCATCGCGTTCTCCGGAGGTCTCGACACCTCCTGCGCGGTCGCCTGGATGCGCGAGAAGGGAGCGGTGCCCTGCACGTACACGGCCGACATCGGCCAGTACGACGAGCCGGACATCGACGCCGTCCCCGGTCGCGCCCACGAGTACGGCGCGGAGATCGCCCGCCTGGTCGACGCGAAGAGCGCCCTGGTCGAAGAGGGCCTCGTCGCGCTGCAGACCGGTGCCTTCCACATCCGCTCGGGCGGCAAGACGTACTTCAACACGACGCCGCTCGGCCGCGCCGTGACGGGCACGATGCTCGTCCGCGCGATGAAGGAGGACGGCGTCGACATCTGGGGCGACGGCTCCACCTACAAGGGCAACGACATCGAGCGCTTCTACCGCTACGGCCTGATGGCCAACCCGCGGCTCCGCGTCTACAAGCCGTGGCTCGACTCCGAGTTCGTCGAGGAGCTCGGCGGCCGCAAGGAGATGAGCGAGTGGCTCGTCGCGCGCGGCTTCCCGTACCGCGACTCCACCGAGAAGGCGTACTCGACCGACGCCAACATCTGGGGCGCCACGCACGAGGCGAAGAGCCTCGAAGAGCTCTCCAGCGGGCTGGACATCGTCGAGCCGATCATGGGCGTCGCCGCCTGGCGCGACGACGTCGACGTCGCGACCGAGGTGGTCTCGGTCCGCTTCGAGGCCGGCCGCCCGGTCGCGATCAACGGGGTCGAGTTCCCGGACGCCGTCGCGCTGGTGTACGAGGCGAACGCCATCGGTGGTCGGCACGGCCTCGGTGCGTCCGACCAGATCGAGAACCGCATCATCGAGGCGAAGAGCCGCGGCATCTACGAGGCGCCGGGCATGGCGCTGCTGCACATCGCCTACGAGCGGCTCCTCAACGCGATCCACAACGAGGACACCGTCGCGGCGTACCACAACGAGGGTCGTCGCCTCGGCCGTCTGATGTACGAGGGCCGGTGGCTCGACCCGCAGTCCCTCATGCTGCGCGAGTCGCTGCAGCGCTGGGTCGCGTCGGCCGTCACCGGCGAGGTCACGCTCCGCCTGCGTCGCGGGGACGACTACACGATCCTCGACACGACCGGGCCCGCGCTGTCGTACCACCCGGACAAGCTCTCGATGGAGCGCGTCGGGGACGCCGCCTTCGGGCCGGACGACCGGATCGGGCAGCTCACGATGCGGAACCTCGACATCGCGGACTCGCGCGCGCGGCTCGAGCAGTACGCGGCGGCCGGTCTGATCGGCGGCGCGACGGGCGAGCTCGTCGGGCAGCTGCAGGCGGGCGAGGCCGAGGAGATCCTCGGCGGCGCGGTCGTGACCTCCGACGCGGACGACGCGCTCGGGCGGGCGACGGACGCCGCGTCCGAGGGTGCTGCGTTCGACTCCGGGACCGACTGA
- a CDS encoding epoxide hydrolase family protein, protein MSETPDIDDATIADLRARLRATRWPDATGVDGWSLGVDLDELRPLVAYWADGFDFDAHRAALAALPSRLVEVDGIRVHVLRARSGRDDAIPLLLAHGWPDSGWRYRKVLPMLVAAGFDVVVPDMPGYGFSDAPPQVLDARQVAGMWAELMTTLGYERFAASGGDIGTHVVRYLALDQPDRVVAVHRIDGGLAWPGLDASALSPAERAFVDETARWRTDEGAYAMLHRTKPQTAAVGLTDSPAGTAAWIVEKLRSWSDCGGDLWSVYTRDEVLALLTEYWATGTIGSSMRMYHANAAIPAEQLARRVEVPSGFSVFPGDLVRAPREWLERTTNLVYHHELDRGGHFAPVEVPELYVSEVRTFLEPYRR, encoded by the coding sequence ATGAGCGAGACGCCGGACATCGACGACGCCACCATCGCGGACCTCCGGGCACGCCTCCGGGCGACCCGCTGGCCGGACGCGACGGGTGTGGACGGCTGGTCGCTGGGCGTCGACCTCGACGAACTCCGCCCGCTCGTGGCGTACTGGGCGGACGGGTTCGACTTCGACGCGCACCGCGCCGCCCTGGCCGCCCTGCCCTCGCGTCTGGTCGAGGTCGACGGCATCCGGGTGCACGTGCTGCGCGCGCGGTCCGGACGGGACGACGCGATCCCGCTGCTGCTCGCGCACGGTTGGCCGGACTCCGGGTGGCGGTACCGGAAGGTGCTGCCGATGCTCGTCGCGGCGGGCTTCGACGTCGTCGTCCCGGACATGCCCGGCTACGGGTTCTCGGACGCGCCGCCGCAGGTCCTCGACGCGCGACAGGTCGCCGGGATGTGGGCGGAGCTCATGACGACGCTCGGGTACGAGCGCTTCGCGGCGTCCGGCGGCGACATCGGCACGCACGTGGTCCGGTACCTCGCGCTCGACCAGCCGGACCGGGTCGTCGCAGTGCACCGCATCGACGGCGGCCTGGCGTGGCCGGGGCTCGACGCCTCGGCGCTCTCGCCGGCGGAGCGGGCCTTCGTCGACGAGACGGCACGGTGGCGGACCGACGAGGGTGCCTACGCGATGCTGCACCGGACGAAGCCGCAGACCGCGGCGGTGGGGTTGACGGACTCGCCGGCGGGCACGGCGGCGTGGATCGTCGAGAAGCTGCGGTCGTGGAGCGACTGCGGCGGGGACCTGTGGTCGGTGTACACGCGGGACGAGGTGCTCGCGCTGCTGACCGAGTACTGGGCGACCGGAACGATCGGGTCGTCCATGCGGATGTACCACGCGAACGCGGCGATCCCGGCGGAGCAGCTGGCCCGGCGGGTGGAGGTGCCGTCGGGGTTCTCGGTCTTCCCGGGGGACCTCGTGCGGGCACCGCGGGAGTGGCTCGAGCGGACGACGAACCTCGTGTACCACCACGAACTCGACCGGGGCGGCCACTTCGCGCCGGTCGAGGTGCCGGAGCTGTACGTGTCCGAGGTCCGGACGTTCCTGGAGCCGTACCGCCGCTAG
- a CDS encoding HNH endonuclease, which yields MRTLVLNAGYEPLAVISDRRALVLVMNQKAAIVTADAEHPVTGSTSSFDRPSVIILTRYVRIPHARLVPVSRRGVLRRDANRCAYCDRHATTIDHVQPRSRGGQDSWENLVACCLACNNTKGDRTPQEMGWRLRFRPKAPHGASWVVRGIERPQSEWDEYLVAA from the coding sequence ATGCGCACTCTCGTCCTCAACGCCGGTTACGAGCCCCTCGCGGTGATCTCGGACCGACGGGCCCTCGTGCTGGTGATGAACCAGAAGGCCGCCATCGTCACCGCCGACGCCGAGCACCCGGTCACCGGGTCGACGTCGTCGTTCGACCGTCCGTCCGTCATCATCCTCACCCGCTACGTGCGCATCCCGCACGCCCGGCTCGTGCCCGTCTCGCGCCGCGGGGTCCTCCGGCGCGATGCGAACCGCTGCGCGTACTGCGACCGGCACGCGACGACGATCGACCACGTGCAGCCGCGGTCCCGCGGTGGGCAGGACTCGTGGGAGAACCTCGTCGCCTGCTGCCTGGCGTGCAACAACACCAAGGGCGACCGCACCCCGCAGGAGATGGGCTGGCGACTCCGGTTCCGGCCGAAGGCGCCGCACGGTGCCTCGTGGGTGGTGCGCGGCATCGAGCGGCCGCAGTCGGAGTGGGACGAGTACCTGGTCGCCGCGTAG